One genomic segment of Phycisphaerales bacterium AB-hyl4 includes these proteins:
- the smpB gene encoding SsrA-binding protein SmpB has translation MAKSKHKKPANLNPRIENRRARHDYHILEKLETGIVLQGTEVKSIRLGQVSLAEGFARVDPRSGELYLHNVEIAPYPHAGINQHGPKQSRKLLAHKREIDKLAGFSASKGTTLIPLAIYFVRGKAKLELGVAEGKKTHDKRQDIKKRDADRDMRRAMTRKKI, from the coding sequence ATGGCCAAGTCCAAGCACAAGAAGCCCGCCAACCTCAACCCGCGCATCGAGAACCGTCGCGCCCGGCACGACTATCACATTCTCGAAAAGCTCGAGACCGGCATCGTCCTTCAGGGCACGGAGGTCAAGTCCATCCGCCTCGGCCAGGTCTCGCTTGCCGAGGGCTTCGCCCGCGTCGACCCACGCTCCGGTGAGTTGTATCTGCACAACGTCGAGATCGCCCCTTACCCTCACGCCGGCATCAACCAGCACGGCCCGAAGCAGTCGCGCAAACTGCTCGCCCACAAACGCGAGATCGACAAACTCGCCGGCTTCTCCGCGTCCAAGGGCACGACGCTCATCCCGCTGGCGATCTACTTCGTCCGTGGCAAAGCCAAGCTCGAACTTGGCGTCGCTGAGGGTAAGAAGACCCACGACAAACGCCAGGACATCAAGAAACGTGACGCCGACCGCGACATGCGCCGCGCCATGACCCGCAAAAAAATCTGA